The Pseudomonas sp. KU26590 genomic sequence GACGCCAAGGCTACCGGCCTTGCGCATCTCGGCGGCTTGCTCGCGTTTGGCGAGGCTCTCCGGGGTTTCGCTGTACAGCAACTGAGCCTCGGGGGCACCACGGCGGACAATCGACAACGCCTGAACCACCACGGTCCGCTCATCGAAGCCCGCCCTGATCTGCAACTCATCCCCTACGCGCGGCTCTTTTCCCGGCTTGCAACGCTCGCCGCGGCAATGAACCTTGCCGCTTTCAATGGCCGCTTTCGCCAGCGCACGCGTCTTGAAGAAGCGCGCCGCCCAAAGCCATTTGTCCAGACGGACTTTGTCGTCCTCGTCTGACTTCTGTGTCATCTGAATTCCTCAATCGTGTGATGGTCAGAATCGTACTACGTCACGCCGGGGACGCAGTAACCGCCACCCTCGTTTACACTGCCCACCAAGACTAAAGCACCGGTATCAGGAGAACGACGTGACAGACTTCCCAACGTCATTGACTGGTGGGTGCCAGGGCTGCAGAGAAAGCTCCGCGCTGGATCTCGAATTTGAATTCGCCTATCAGCCTATCGTGGATATCCGCGACCGTTCGGTGTTTGCCCATGAAGCGTTGGTACGTGGGGTCAACGGCGAGGGGGCGCTGTCCGTCCTGAGCCGGGTTGACGACACCAACCGTTACCGTTTCGATCAATTGTGCCGAACCCGCGCGATTTCAACCGCCGCCCGGTTGGGAATGGACGAATACCTGTCGATCAACTTCCTGCCCAATGCGGTGTATCGCCCCGAACTGTGCATTCGCAGCACCCTTGAAGCGGCCCGCGCTCACAACTTTCCGCTGGACCGGCTGATCTTCGAGACCGTCGAAACCGAGCACGTGTGCAGCAACAGCCACCTGACCAACATTCTTCGCGAGTACCGCCAGTTTGGCTTCAAGACCGCCATCGACGACTTCGGCGCCGGGCACTCGGGGCTGACCTTGCTCGCCGACTTTCAGCCTGACTTGATAAAGCTCGACATGGCGCTGGTGCGCAACGTCCATCTGGATCCCGCACGGCAGGCCATCGTGCGCGGCATTGTCACAATGTGTACGGACCTGAACGTTACAGTGATCGCCGAAGGCATCGAAGATGCTGGCGAACGAGACTTCCTCGCCGACTGCGGCATTTACCTCATGCAAGGCTACTGGTTCGCCAAGCCTGCATTCCAGGCGCTGGCGCACATTGAAGCCGGCGCCTGGCAGAACGTGTAAACCAATGGATATGCTTTGAAAACATTTGATCATCTGACAGTCATCGGCCTTCGCGAATGGGTGGCGCTGCCCCATTTAGGGGTCGCCGGTCTGCGCGCGAAAATCGACACCGGCGCCAGCACTTCCAGCCTGCACGCGACTGAAATCGAGCCGTTCGAACGGGACGGTGAGAAATGGGTGCGCTTCAACGCTCATCTGGGCACGGTGGTGCAGCTGCGTCACCGTCGCTGTGAGGCTCAACTGGTGGCGATGAAAACCATTAAAAGCTCCAACGGCCACGCCCAGGTTCGCTACGTCATTCGCACGACGCTGGCGCTGGGGGATCGTGTCTGGCCGGTGGAATTCACGCTGGCCTGCCGCAAGGCCATGCGTTACCGCTTGCTGCTGGGTTCCAAAGCCCTGATTGACGGCCAATTGGTGGTCAATCCGGGTGTTACATATATTCAGGACAAGCCGGTGTTCCCGGCTTCAAATCTCTCTGTCACAGGTGCTGCATGAAGATCGCTGTGCTTTCGCGAAACCCGCGTCTGTATTCAACTCGTCGTCTGGTCGAAGCTGGGATTCAGCGCGGCCATGAGGTCGTGGTGGTCGATACCCTGCGCGCCTATATGAACATTGCCAGTCATAAGCCGCAGATTCACTACCGAGGTAAACCCCTGGAAGGCTTTGATGCGGTGATACCCCGCATCGGCGCCTCCGTGACCTTCTACGGCTGTGCCGTGCTGCGTCAGTTTGAAATGATGGGCGTGTTCCCGCTCAATGAATCGGTCGCCATCGCGCGCTCCCGTGACAAGCTGCGCTCGCTCCAGCTTTTGTCACGTCGAGGCATTGGCTTGCCCGTCACCGGCTTTGCTCACTCACCGGACGACATCCCTGACCTGATCCAGATGGTCAACGGCGCACCTCTGGTGATCAAAGTGCTCGAAGGCACGCAAGGTATCGGCGTGGTGCTGTGCGAAACCGCGACCGCGGCTGAATCCGTGATCGAGGCCTTCATGGGGCTCAAGCAGGACATCATGGTGCAGGAGTACATCAAGGAAGCCGGTGGCGCCGATATCCGCTGTTTCGTGGTGGGTGACAAGGTCATTGCGTCGATGAAGCGTCAGGCGAAGCCCGGGGAATTCCGCTCCAACCTGCATCGCGGCGGCACCGCCAGCCTGATCAAGATCACCCCGGAAGAGCGCATGACGGCCATTCGCGCGGCCAAGGTCATGGGCCTGAGTGTCGCGGGCGTCGATATCCTGCGTTCCAACCACGGGCCTCTGGTGATGGAGGTGAACTCATCGCCCGGTCTTGAAGGCATTGAAACCACCACCGGCAAGGATGTCGCGGGGATAATAATCGAGTACATCGAGAAAAACGGCGGCCCGCACATGACCCGCACCAAGGGCAAGGGCTAACGCGCAAGCGGGTTTCTGCAAGGAGGTCGTCGCTGCGAGCAAGTCGCTCGGCTGTGGCCTCCAGGCAGAATCAGTAACGAATCAATCGGCGTCTCGTGGCAGCAGCAACCCCAACGGCAACCGAACCCTGGCCTCCAGCCCGCCTCCCGAACGATTACGCAACTCGACATTGCCACCGTGCATTGCCGCAATGCGTTTGACGATCGCCAGGCCAAGCCCTGTCCCCTTGCCACTTCTGGCACGATCACCACGGATGAAGGGATTGAAAATGCCCTCCAGCTCCGACGGATCAATCCCCATACCGCGATCCAGCACGCTCAGCACCACGTAGGGCGCACCGCTGTCGCCAGAAACATAGGCCGCCACTTCAACGCCGTCACCGGCATGGTGCATGGCATTGCCGATGAGGTTATTGAGCAGCCGCTTCATGGAAACCCGTCGCAGCGGGAAAGGCGGAATCGACTCCAGGCATAGCCGGACCTGCTCCACCGGGTTGTTGTACGGCGCGACGACCTCGTGGACCAGTTCGACCAGATCGACTTCTTCGACCTCTTCATCGCGCCCGTCCCGGATAAATGCCAGGAATTGATCGAGGATGGCATCCATGTCTTCGATGTCGCGGACCATGCCTTCCATGAACTCATTGTTGGCCGGCATCAATTCCAGCGACAGACGCAGCCGGGTCAGCGGCGTCCGCAAATCGTGGGACACCCCGGCCAGCATCAGCTCACGCTCCTGCCCTGCCTGCTCAACGTCTTCGGCCATCTGGTTGAACGCGCGGTACACCTCGGTCATTTCGCTGGGCGTGTCGCCCACCGGCAAGCGAACACTACGTCCCTGACCTAGCTGGCGGGCGGCAAAAACCAGCCGTTTGAGCGGCTGATTGAGCTGGCTGACGAAGATCCATGCCGAGGCCGTCGACAGCAATCCGATCGCCAGGAACCAGCCCAACACGCTCCAGATTTTCTGCCCGCGCAACGGATGCGGGTACAGCGGCACCTTCAGCCAGCCATCGCCGAGACTCGGCGCCCTCACCCACAACGCCGGGGGCGCGTGGACACGCAGGCGCACTTCAGTGTCCGCGCCCAGCTCATCCTGCATTTGCCGCTGATAGATTTCGGAGTATGGCCAGTGCTGCTCGCCTTCCGGCACACCGCCGCCCACCACGCGGATCAGCCCGGCGGCGTCGGCGATGGTCTGCCGGTCACTCTCATCGGCCGCCCAGTAAGCCCGCAAAGTGAGTGCAACGCCGTGGCTGTATTGGCGATCAACCAGAACATCCTCGTTCATCAGCAGATAGACGAGGGTCAGCGCCTTCGAAAACAGCACGACAATGAGCACCAGCCACAGGGTGCGGGAGAAAAAACTTTGCGGGAACCAGAGCGGTGTCTTCATAACAGCAGCTACACACTTTGCGGAAGCGAGCCGGGCTCGCGAATTTGCGGAACACATGACACAGCAAAAACCAGTCACGCCAATGGCCGCTTTCGCGAACATCGAGGTGACTGGCTAACGGAGGCGGGCGTAAAACAGGCCCGGCAGGTTACCGTCGAACTTGCTGTTACTGCTTGTTGGCGCCGTCCGGCACGAAAACATAACCCACTCCCCAGACCGTCTGAATGTAACGCGGCTTGGCAGCGTCCACTTCAATCAGACGACGCAGACGGGATATCTGGACGTCGATGGAGCGCTCCAGCGCGTCCCACTCGCGGCCACGGGCCAGGTTCATCAGTTTGTCCCGCGTCAGCGGCTCACGGGCGTGCATGACCAGCGCCTTCAACACGGCGAATTCACCGGTGGTGAGCATGTGCACTTCATCGCCACGCTTGAGCTCGCGCGTGGCGAGCGAAAGAGCGTAATCGCCGAAGGTGACGGTTTCGTCTTCCGTGGCAGGCGCGCCAGGGACGGGTGCGGATTGACGACGCAGCACGGCGCGGACGCGGGCCATCAGTTCGTCAGGGTTGAAAGGTTTTGCGAGGTAGTCATCAGCGCCGAGCTCAAGGCCCTTGATGCGGCTGAGCTCGTCGCCCTTGGCGGTGAGCATGATGATGGGGACTTGATTGTTCGCGGCGCGCAGACGGCGGCAGGCGGACAGGCCGTCTTCGCCCGGCAGCATCAGGTCCAGCACCACGAGGTGGAACACTTCGCGCGCCAGCAGCCGATCCATTTGCTCCACGTTGGGCACAGCCCGGGCGCGATAGCCCTTGCTGTTGAAAAAGCGTTCTAGCAGGCTGCTCAAGCCCGGGTCATCGTCAACGATGAGGATTTTTTCGCCTTCAGCCGTTTGTGCAGTGCTGCTCATTGGAAGCTCCTTTGATCTCGGCGCGCATTATGGCGTAGCTGCAGTTATGCGCACCGTGTGCATTGTTAGCAGATTTTTCCTGAATCTACATGGGTGCTCTCGCTCAGTCACTTGAAGGCGATTCACAGCGGCTGCGCGGGCTGAAACCGGCGTGTCGACGGGCCGATCCCCTATTGAGGGCTCACTGGGTATAATGCGCCGCCTTCAAGGTCAGGCAACGCTCGTTCAAGGCGGCTCGCCAGCCGCTGATTTTATGCACACACATTTGCCAGGTGGTTTTATGGACAGTATCAACAGCCGCATCGCCGAGGAACTCGGCGTCCGCCCGCAACAGGTCGAAGCGGCCGTCGCGCTACTGGATGAAGGCTCAACCGTGCCGTTCATCGCTCGCTACCGCAAGGAAGTCACTGGCAGCCTCGATGACACGCAACTGCGTCATCTGGAAGAGCGCCTGCGCTACCTGCGCGAACTCGACGAGCGCCGCATCAGCATCCTCGCCAGCATCGAAGAGCAAGGCAAGCTGACCCCTGAACTGGCGCGCGACATCAAGCTCGCCGACACCAAGACCCGCCTGGAAGACTTGTACCTGCCGTATAAGCAGAAGCGCCGCACTAAAGGCCAGATCGCGCTGGAAGCCGGCCTGGGCGAGCTGGCCGACGGCATCTTCAACGATCCGACCCTGGCCCCGGAAACCGAAGCCGCGCGCTTCGTCGATGCCGAAAAAGGCTTCGCCGACGTCAAGGCCGTGCTCGAAGGCGCCAAATACATTTTGATGGAGCGCTTCGCTGAAGACGCGACGCTGCTGGAGAAGCTGCGCAGCTTCCTCAAGCACGAAGCCGTGATCAGTGCCCGTGTAGTGCCGGGTAAAGAGGAAGAAGGCGCCAAGTTCCGCGATTACTTCGAACACAACGAGCCGCTCAAGAGCATGCCGTCGCACCGTGCGCTGGCGATCTTCCGGGGTCGCAACGAGGGCGTGCTGAGCTCGGCGCTGAAAGTCGGCGAAGAGCTGCCCGGCACTCTGCACCCCTGCGAAATGATGATCAGCGAGCGCTTCGGCCTGCAGAATCAGAACCGACCTGCGGACAAGTGGCTGGCCGAAGTCGTGCGCTGGACCTGGAAGGTCAAGCTGTACTCCAGCCTCGAAACCGACCTGTTCGGCGAGCTGCGCGAAGGTGCCGAAACCGAAGCGATCAACGTATTTGCTCACAACCTGCACGACCTGTTGCTGGCCGCACCCGCGGGGCCACGCGCCACGCTGGGCCTCGACCCGGGCCTGCGCACGGGCTGCAAGGTCGCCGTCGTCGACAGCACCGGCAAGCTGCTGGACTACGCCACGGTTTACCCCCACGTACCGAAAAACCAGTGGGATCAGACCATCGCCGTGCTGGCAGCCCTCTGCGCCAAGCATTCGGTTGACCTGATCGCGATCGGCAACGGCACTGCCAGCCGCGAAACCGACAAGCTGGCCGGCGATCTGATCAAAAAGTATCCAGGCCTGAAGATGACCAAGGTCATGGTCTCTGAAGCCGGCGCCTCGGTGTACTCGGCGTCGGAACTCGCCGCCAAGGAATTCCCGGACCTCGATGTTTCGATCCGCGGCGCTGTTTCCATCGCCCGCCGCTTGCAGGATCCGCTCGCCGAACTGGTAAAAATCGACCCGAAGTCCATCGGCGTCGGCCAATATCAGCATGACGTCTCGCAGCTCAAACTGGCCCGCGGCCTCGACGCGGTGGTAGAAGACTGCGTGAACGCCGTGGGTGTGGATGTGAACACGGCTTCCGTGGCCCTGCTGGCGCGGATTTCCGGCCTGAACACCACGTTGGCGCAGAACATCGTTTCCCATCGCGACCAGAACGGCGCGTTCAAGACCCGTGCGGCGCTGAAGAAAGTCCCGCGTCTGGGCGAGAAAACCTTCGAACAGGCCGCAGGCTTTCTGCGCGTCATGAACGGTGACAACCCGCTGGATTCGTCAGCCGTTCACCCTGAGGCGTATCCCCTGGTGCAGCGCATTGCCGCCCAGACCGATCGTGATATTCGTTCGCTGATCGGCGACGCAGGCTTCCTGAAGCGTCTGGACCCGAAGAAATTCACCGACGAAACCTTCGGCCTGCCTACCGTCACCGACATCCTTCAAGAGCTGGAAAAACCGGGCCGCGATCCGCGTCCGGGGTTCAAGACCGCCGAGTTCCAGGACGGTGTTGAAGACTTGAAGGATCTTCAGCCGGGCATGATTCTCGAAGGCGTGGTCACCAACGTCACCAACTTCGGTGCGTTCGTTGATATCGGCGTGCATCAGGACGGTCTGGTGCATATCTCTGCGCTTTCGGAGAAGTTCATCAAGGACCCTCGCGAAGCGGTCAAAGCTGGCGATGTGGTGAAGGTCAAGGTGATGGAGGTGGACATCCCGCGTAAGCGCGTCGGTCTGTCAATGCGCATGAGCGACACGCCGGGCGAGAAAGTCGACGGCGCTCGCGGTGCCCGTCCTGGTTCGGCGCCGCGTCAGCAGCAAGGCAACGCCCCTCGCAAGGAAGCCGCCACCCCGGCGCCAAGCAACAATCCGATGGCGTCGCTGTTCGCCAACGCCAAGCAATTGAAGAAGCGCTGATGGATATCCCTGATGAACTGACCCAGAGCGCCTACTTCAAGACGCTCGGCTGCCGGGTGGTGCAACTGGACGAGGGTGTCGCCGTCGTGGCCCTGCCGCTTGAGCCGCACCTGCGCAATCGCGGCAATGTCATGCATGGCGGCGCGCTGTTCAGTCTGGTCGACATCACCATGGGGCTGGCCTGCTCCAGCGCCCACGGCTTCGACAAACAAAGTGTCACCGTGGAATGCAAAATCAATTACATGCGCGCCGTGGCGGAGGGCGAGGTCATCTGCACCAGCACGGTGCTGCATGCCGGACGCCGAACGCTGGTGGTCGAAGCCGACGTTCGCCAGAACGACAAGCTGGTGGCCAAAGCGCAGGGCACGTTCGCGATCGTCTAGCTGTCAGATAGCGTTATGAGTTAATTTCGGCACTGTTCAGCAGTGTCGAAATTATCTGATTTCCTTGTAGGAACGATCAGCGACGGGCATCGGCGTTAGGGCCATCGACGAGGCGAAAACGCCAGTTCCTTTCTTCACCCTTGTAGACCGCCATATCGCCCCCATATAGGGCCGACTGACGCGTGAAGGATTCCAACTTGAGCGAACTTCTCAACCGCCGCCTGACTCTGCTTGGCGAGCACTCCAACCTCTCCCTGCTGGAGAAGTGCTTGCACGGCATCGAGCGTGAATGCCTGCGCGTTACGGGCGAAGGCCGTCTGGCGCAAACACCGCACCCGGAAGCCTTGGGCGCGGCGCTGACCAACGAGCAAATCACCACCGATTACTCCGAGTCGCTGCTGGAGTTCATCACTCCGGCCCTGGCCAACCCTGCTGAAACGCTGGAAAGCCTGGATAAGATCCATCGCTTCGCGTACAGCAAACTGGGCAGCGAATACATCTGGAGCCCGTCGATGCCGTGCCCGCTGCCGGCCGAAGCGGATATCCCGATCGCCTATTTCGGCACGTCCAATATCGGCAAGCTCAAGTACGTCTATCGTCAGGGCCTGGCCCTGCGTTACGGCAAAACCATGCAGTGCATCGCCGGCATTCATTACAACTTCTCGTTGCCCGAGGCCATCTGGCCCGTGCTCAAGCAGGACGCGAAATTCGAAGGCGATGACCGTGATTTTCAGTCCGAGAGCTACATCGGCCTGATTCGCAACTTCCGTCGTTACAGCTGGCTGCTGATGTACCTGTTCGGCGCGTCGCCGGCGCTTGACGCCAGCTTCCTGCGGGGCCGCTCCCATCAGCTTGAGCAATTCGACGCCGAAACGCTGTATCTGCCATACGCCACCAGCCTGCGGATGAGCGATCTGGGTTATCAGAGTAATGCCCAGGCGGACCTGACGCCTTGCTACAACGACCTGCTGACTTACACCGACAGCCTGCGCCGCGCGGTGGCAACGCCCTACGCGCCTTACGTCGAAATCGGCACGCACAAGGATGGCGAGTGGATTCAGCTCAACACAAACGTGCTGCAGATCGAGAACGAGTATTACTCGACGATCCGCCCGAAACGCGTCACCTATTCCGGCGAACGCCCGATTCAGGCGCTAGTCGCGCGCGGCGTGCAGTACGTGGAAGTCCGCTGCCTGGACATCAACCCGTTCCTGCCGGTGGGCATCGACCTTCAGCAATCGCGGTTCATTGATGCGTTCATTCTGTACTGCGCGCTTCACGACAGCCCGCAACTGGCGACCAACGAGTGCGGCAACGCCAGCACGAACTTCCTGACCGTGGTGAAGGAAGGTCGCCGCCCCGGCCTGCAACTGAACCGCAACGACACGACGATTGACCTGAAAGTCTGGGCCAACGAGATGCTGGACACGATCAGGCCGATCTGTGAACTGCTCGATGCCAGCCAGGGCACGGATCAGCACGTCAAATCGCTGGACGTTCAGCGGGCGAAAGTGGCCGACGCCTCTCTGACGCCTTCGGCACAAGTGCTGGCGGCCATGACCGAGCACAAGGAAGGCTTCACGGCCTTCTCGCTGCGACAGTCGCAGATTCACGCTGATCACTTCCGCAGCAATCCGCTGAGCGCCGAGGACCAGACGCATTTCGAAAGCAAGGCGCGCGAGTCGCTGGCTCAGCAAGCGGAGTTGGAACAGAGCGAAGAGAAAGTGGATTTCGACACGTTCGTGGGTGCGTATCAGGCGAGCATTCTGGCGATCAGCAACTGACAAAATGGGTCGTATCATCAACTGACACGACCCAATCAACCCTGCGGAAGTATCACGGCCCACTGCAGGAGCACGCTTGCCTGCGAAGGCGGAGTGTCAATCAACCGATCCGTCGCAGCCAGAATGCGTTCGCGGGCAAGCGCGCTCCTACTTTGGATTTCGGTCGTCTAGCACCTAGGCACCTGACCCACCGCCTTCGCGAGCAAGCTCACTCCCACAGGTTTTGCATCCAGCGCTGATCTCCTTTGCACTACGACTCACTGTAGGAGCGCGCTTGAACTGGCTTAATGATTTTGGACATCTCAATCGGGCGCTAAGATAGCGCCCAAATCCGAGGTGTTATGGGCATGCGTACTTCTTACTCGAACGAATTCAAACTCAAGGCAGCGGCCATGGTGCTGGACGAGGGACAATCGGTCCCTGAAGTCTGCGACAACCTGAGCATTGGCCGAACCGCGCTGCGTCGCTGGGTCGAACAGGTGCGTGCGGAGCGCCAAGGCGCGACGCCTGTGGGTGCCAAGGCGATTACCGCCGAGCAACAGGAAATACAGCGACTCAAGACCTTGCTCAGGCAGAAGGACCGGGATATCGAAATCCTAAAAAAGGCCAGTGCTCTCCTGCTTTCGGACTCCAAAGATCATTCGAACTGATCAGCGAGCTGGGCGAGCACTACGGCGTTCACGATTGTTGCCGCGCGTTGGGAGTCAACCGCAGCAGTTTTTACGCCTGGCGCCAGCGCCAGGGCGTCGTCAACCGCACCCGTGCGAGGCTTAGAACTTTGTTAGTCAGATTTCATAAGGAGTCGCGGGGATCGGCGGGGGCAAGAACGCTGGCCAGTGACCTTCGCAGCGAAGGGCATCAGGTTGGCCGGTACATGGCCCGCACTCTCATGCGTGAATCCGGGGTCGTGAGCTGTCAGCGTCGCCCGCACAAATACAAATCTTCAGGGGTCGAGGCATTGGTGGCGCCGCATCTGCTCAAACGCAAGTTTGATGTGGATGCCCCCAATACTGTTTGGTGCGGGGATGTAACGTACATAAAAGTGGGTAAGCAATGGATGTATTTCGCTGCAGTGCTCGACTTGTTTGCACGCAGGATTGTGGGTTGGTCCTTTTCGATGACGCCCGACGCTTCGCTGACTTGTGAGGCATTGAGAATGGCGGTTGAGCTTCGCGGGCGCCCTAAGGACGTGCTGTTTCACTCGGATCAGGGCTGTCAGTACACCAGCCATAAATTCCGCAATGAGCTGGTGACCCATGGTTTGAGACAGAGCATGAGTCGCAAAGGCGAGTGCTGGGATAACGCCCCGATGGAGCGATTTTTTGGCAGCCTGAAATCGGAATGGGTGCCTAAAGAAGGATATTCGTCAGCGCATGAAGCACAGTTGGACGTGCAGCGTTATGTCATGCGTTACAACAACCGTCGCCCCCACAGCTACAACGGCTACCGGTCGCCTGTAACTGCGGAGCGGGCGGCAGCTTGAAAACCTAGACGGGTGTCCAGAATTACTTGACCAGTTCAGCTTGCCCGCGAAGGCGGAGTGTCAACCCACAGATCTGTCACAGCCAGAATGCGTTCGCGGGCAAGCGCGCTCCTACAGGTGGTCATGTCGATGCCGGTGTTGAAAACCGGCATGACGCCTTAAATCGCCTTTTCGAAAATCTTCGAATTACGCTGGTAGTTGTACAGCGACGCACGTGCGCTGGGCAGGCGGTCGACGCTGCTGGCCTCGAAACCGCGCTCCTGGAACCAGTGCGCAGTACGCGTCGTGAGGACAAACAGGGTTTTCAGACCCAATGCCCGGGCACGTTCTTCGATGCGCTCAAGCAACTCGTCGCCGCGCCCGCCGTGGCGGTACTCGGGGTTCACCGCCAGACACGCCAGCTCACCCGTTTCGGAATCGGCAATCGGGTACAGCGCCGCGCAGGCGATGATGAGGCCTTCGCGCTCGACCACGCTGAACTGCTCGATTTCCCGCTCCAGCACTTCCCTCGACCGACGCACCAGGATGCCCTGCTCCTCCAGCGGCGTGATGAGGTCGATGAGCCCACCGACGTCGCCAATCGACGCTTCGCGCACCAGCTCGAATTGCTCCTGGGCCACCAGTGTGCCGCCGCCGGCGCGGGTGAACAGCTCGGAAAGCAGCGCGCCGTCTTCGGCGTAGCTGACGATATGGCTGCGCGCCACACCACCGCGACAGGCCTGAGCCGCCGCATCCAGTAGCTCCGCCTGGTAGTTGCTGCCTAGGCGTTGAAGGTGCGCGGGGACCTGTTGCGGACGCAGCTCACGGACCAATCGGCCCTGCTCGTCCAGCAAGCCTGACTCGGCGCCAAACAGCAGCAGCTTTTCCGCCCCCAGATCAATGGCCGCACGCGTCGCAACGTCTTCGCAGGCCAAGTTGAAGATCTCGCCGGTGGGCGAGTACCCCAGCGGGGACAGCAACACGATGGAGCGTTCGTCGAGCAGCCGACTGATGCCCTTGCGGTCGATGCGACGTACTTCGCCGGTGTGTTGGAAATCAACGCCTTCAAGGACGCCGATCGGCCGTGCGGTGACAAAGTTGCCCCCCGTGACGCGCAACCGCGAGCCCTGCATCGGCGAGGCGGCCATGTCCATCGACAAACGCGCCTCGATGGCAATTCGCAGGGCCCCGACGGCGTCGATCACGCATTCGAGCGTGGCGAAATCGGTCACGCGCATGTCGTGATGGAAATGCGGCGTCAGGCCACGGGCCTGCAAGCGGCTTTCGATCTGCGGGCGGGAGCCATAAACCAGCACGAGGCGCACGCCGAGGCTGTGCAGCAACACGAGGTCGTGGACAATGTTGCCGAAGTTCGGGTGCGCTACGCCATCGCCCGGAAGCATGACGACGAAGGTGCAATCCCGGTGGGCATTGATGTAGGGGGACGCGTGGCGGAGCCAATTAACGTAATCGGGCATATCCGAAAGGAGCCTGTAGTGGATGGACGAAGGGTGGAGAACTCAAGACGGCATGAGCCTCATCGTCGGAACAGGCATCGCAACACGCGTACTCTCCTTTTCGGGTAATGGTGAGACAGGCCCTGAC encodes the following:
- a CDS encoding Tex family protein, producing MDSINSRIAEELGVRPQQVEAAVALLDEGSTVPFIARYRKEVTGSLDDTQLRHLEERLRYLRELDERRISILASIEEQGKLTPELARDIKLADTKTRLEDLYLPYKQKRRTKGQIALEAGLGELADGIFNDPTLAPETEAARFVDAEKGFADVKAVLEGAKYILMERFAEDATLLEKLRSFLKHEAVISARVVPGKEEEGAKFRDYFEHNEPLKSMPSHRALAIFRGRNEGVLSSALKVGEELPGTLHPCEMMISERFGLQNQNRPADKWLAEVVRWTWKVKLYSSLETDLFGELREGAETEAINVFAHNLHDLLLAAPAGPRATLGLDPGLRTGCKVAVVDSTGKLLDYATVYPHVPKNQWDQTIAVLAALCAKHSVDLIAIGNGTASRETDKLAGDLIKKYPGLKMTKVMVSEAGASVYSASELAAKEFPDLDVSIRGAVSIARRLQDPLAELVKIDPKSIGVGQYQHDVSQLKLARGLDAVVEDCVNAVGVDVNTASVALLARISGLNTTLAQNIVSHRDQNGAFKTRAALKKVPRLGEKTFEQAAGFLRVMNGDNPLDSSAVHPEAYPLVQRIAAQTDRDIRSLIGDAGFLKRLDPKKFTDETFGLPTVTDILQELEKPGRDPRPGFKTAEFQDGVEDLKDLQPGMILEGVVTNVTNFGAFVDIGVHQDGLVHISALSEKFIKDPREAVKAGDVVKVKVMEVDIPRKRVGLSMRMSDTPGEKVDGARGARPGSAPRQQQGNAPRKEAATPAPSNNPMASLFANAKQLKKR
- a CDS encoding PaaI family thioesterase, producing MDIPDELTQSAYFKTLGCRVVQLDEGVAVVALPLEPHLRNRGNVMHGGALFSLVDITMGLACSSAHGFDKQSVTVECKINYMRAVAEGEVICTSTVLHAGRRTLVVEADVRQNDKLVAKAQGTFAIV
- a CDS encoding EAL domain-containing protein; translated protein: MTDFPTSLTGGCQGCRESSALDLEFEFAYQPIVDIRDRSVFAHEALVRGVNGEGALSVLSRVDDTNRYRFDQLCRTRAISTAARLGMDEYLSINFLPNAVYRPELCIRSTLEAARAHNFPLDRLIFETVETEHVCSNSHLTNILREYRQFGFKTAIDDFGAGHSGLTLLADFQPDLIKLDMALVRNVHLDPARQAIVRGIVTMCTDLNVTVIAEGIEDAGERDFLADCGIYLMQGYWFAKPAFQALAHIEAGAWQNV
- the rimK gene encoding 30S ribosomal protein S6--L-glutamate ligase; the encoded protein is MKIAVLSRNPRLYSTRRLVEAGIQRGHEVVVVDTLRAYMNIASHKPQIHYRGKPLEGFDAVIPRIGASVTFYGCAVLRQFEMMGVFPLNESVAIARSRDKLRSLQLLSRRGIGLPVTGFAHSPDDIPDLIQMVNGAPLVIKVLEGTQGIGVVLCETATAAESVIEAFMGLKQDIMVQEYIKEAGGADIRCFVVGDKVIASMKRQAKPGEFRSNLHRGGTASLIKITPEERMTAIRAAKVMGLSVAGVDILRSNHGPLVMEVNSSPGLEGIETTTGKDVAGIIIEYIEKNGGPHMTRTKGKG
- a CDS encoding RNA-binding S4 domain-containing protein, yielding MTQKSDEDDKVRLDKWLWAARFFKTRALAKAAIESGKVHCRGERCKPGKEPRVGDELQIRAGFDERTVVVQALSIVRRGAPEAQLLYSETPESLAKREQAAEMRKAGSLGVTTDGRPTKKQRRQLFHFRSSDD
- a CDS encoding ATP-dependent zinc protease is translated as MPHLGVAGLRAKIDTGASTSSLHATEIEPFERDGEKWVRFNAHLGTVVQLRHRRCEAQLVAMKTIKSSNGHAQVRYVIRTTLALGDRVWPVEFTLACRKAMRYRLLLGSKALIDGQLVVNPGVTYIQDKPVFPASNLSVTGAA
- a CDS encoding ATP-binding protein — protein: MKTPLWFPQSFFSRTLWLVLIVVLFSKALTLVYLLMNEDVLVDRQYSHGVALTLRAYWAADESDRQTIADAAGLIRVVGGGVPEGEQHWPYSEIYQRQMQDELGADTEVRLRVHAPPALWVRAPSLGDGWLKVPLYPHPLRGQKIWSVLGWFLAIGLLSTASAWIFVSQLNQPLKRLVFAARQLGQGRSVRLPVGDTPSEMTEVYRAFNQMAEDVEQAGQERELMLAGVSHDLRTPLTRLRLSLELMPANNEFMEGMVRDIEDMDAILDQFLAFIRDGRDEEVEEVDLVELVHEVVAPYNNPVEQVRLCLESIPPFPLRRVSMKRLLNNLIGNAMHHAGDGVEVAAYVSGDSGAPYVVLSVLDRGMGIDPSELEGIFNPFIRGDRARSGKGTGLGLAIVKRIAAMHGGNVELRNRSGGGLEARVRLPLGLLLPRDAD
- the ompR gene encoding two-component system response regulator OmpR, which gives rise to MSSTAQTAEGEKILIVDDDPGLSSLLERFFNSKGYRARAVPNVEQMDRLLAREVFHLVVLDLMLPGEDGLSACRRLRAANNQVPIIMLTAKGDELSRIKGLELGADDYLAKPFNPDELMARVRAVLRRQSAPVPGAPATEDETVTFGDYALSLATRELKRGDEVHMLTTGEFAVLKALVMHAREPLTRDKLMNLARGREWDALERSIDVQISRLRRLIEVDAAKPRYIQTVWGVGYVFVPDGANKQ